From the genome of Eriocheir sinensis breed Jianghai 21 chromosome 47, ASM2467909v1, whole genome shotgun sequence, one region includes:
- the LOC126981174 gene encoding uncharacterized protein LOC126981174, whose translation MDSEEEALSLLILLRRRRRRRRRALWMHPITASRLTHGQFYMIMSDLRADDDKFFDYFRMTQESFNELLAIIGPHIRKDSIHLRKSIPAEERLAMTLRFLATGCSSSELHYTFRCGKSTARGIVQEVCKAIREYLHDLCFPELTKQEWLKIEEGFRCEAHFPNCIGAIDGKHVRLIKPTGSASNYFCYKKYFSMVLLAVCDANYRFTFIDVGSYGKASDSSIYKNSNLYKKMQQNTLNIPSDKPVSTNGDPLPFVFVGDEAFGLSTHMLRPYGGKNLQHKNKIFNYRLSRARRYIESAFGILTNKWRIFHRPLDLHVENAENIIRRVWGFVF comes from the exons ATGGACTCTGAGGAAGAGGCACTGTCACTGCTTATACTTCTGCGACGTCGCCGCCGCCGTCGTCGGAGAGCGCTATGGATGCACCCAATTACTGCTTCGAGATTGACCCACGGACAGTTTTACATGATAATGAGTGACTTAAGAGCAGATGATGATAAATTTTTTGACTACTTTAGGATGACCCAGGAAAGTTTCAACGAACTCTTGGCCATAATTGGCCCCCACATTCGCAAAGACAGTATACACCTAAGGAAGAGCATTCCAGCTGAGGAGAGACTTGCCATGACATTAAG GTTCTTAGCAACAGGGTGTTCCTCTTCTGAACTACATTACACTTTCCGGTGTGGGAAGTCCACCGCTAGAGGGATCGTGCAAGAAGTGTGCAAGGCGATAAGGGAGTATCTACACGACCTATGTTTCCCAGAATTAACAAAGCAAGAATGGCTGAAAATTGAAGAAGGCTTTCGTTGTGAAGCACACTTTCCAAACTGCATAGGCGCCATCGATGGCAAGCATGTGAGGCTCATTAAACCAACGGGCAGTGCTTCTAACTACTTTTGTTACAAGAAGTATTTTTCAATGGTGTTGTTAGCTGTATGTGACGCAAACTACAGGTTTACTTTTATAGATGTCGGTTCTTATGGTAAAGCATCAGACTCCTCAATCTACAAAAACAGTAACCTCTACAAAAAAATGCAGCAAAATACACTGAACATTCCTAGCGATAAACCAGTGTCAACGAATGGGGACCCACTTCCCTTCGTTTTCGTTGGCGACGAAGCTTTTGGCCTCTCTACTCACATGCTACGCCCGTATGGGGGAAAAAATCtccaacacaaaaataaaatttTTAATTATCGCTTATCAAGAGCGAGGCGATACATCGAAAGTGCATTTGGCATTCTCACAAATAAATGGCGCATATTTCATAGACCACTGGATTTACATGTTGAGAATGCCGAAAACATTATCAGA AGAGTGTGGGGTTTCGTCTTTTGA